The Streptomyces sp. NBC_00306 sequence CCGGGCTGCTGCCGCCCATCGCGGACGACATGAACGTCTCCATCCCCCGGGCCGGCCTGCTCATCTCGGCCTTCGCGATCGGCATGGTCGTCGGCGCGCCCCTGCTCGCGGTGGCCACGCTGCGGCTGCCCCGCAAGACCACGCTCGTCACCCTGATCTCGCTCTTCGGACTCGGCCAGATCGCGGGTGCCCTGGCACCGACGTACGAGATCCTCTTCGCGTCGCGGGTGGTCAGCGCCCTCGCCTGCGCGGGCTTCTGGGCGGTGGGCGCCGCGGTCGCCATCGCGATGGTGCCGTTCACCTCGCGCGCCCGCGCCATGGGCGTGATGATCGGCGGGCTCTCCATAGCCAACGTCCTGGGCGTCCCGGCGGGCGCGTTCCTCGGGGAGCACCTGGGCTGGCGTTCCGCGTTCTGGGCCGTCGCCGCCGCCTCCGCGATCGCGCTGGCCGGTGTCGTGACCCTGATCCCGCGCATCCCGCTGCCCGACGAGAAGCCGCGGCTGCGGCGTGAGCTGTCGATCTACCGCGACCGTCAGGTCTGGCTCTCCGTGGCGATCACCGCACTCGCGGCGGGCGGTGTCTTCTGCGCCTTCTCCTACCTGGCGCCCCTGCTCACGGACGTCTCGGGCCTGGACGCCGGCTGGGTGCCGAGCGTGCTCGCCCTCTTCGGGATCGGCGCGCTGATCGGTACGACGGTGGGCGGCCGGGTCGCCGACGCGCACCTCTTCGGTGTCCTGCTGAGCGGCATCACCGCCTCGACGGTCCTGCTGGCGGCGCTGGCGCTGTTCGCGCCCAACCCGGCGGCGACCGTCGTGCTCACGCTGCTGCTCGGCTTCTCGGCCTTCTTCACCGCCCCGGCCCTCAACGCCCGCATGTTCAACGTCGCGGGTGCGGCGCCCACGCTGGCGGGCGCGACGACGACCGCCGCGTTCAACGTGGGCAACACGGGCGGCCCCTGGCTGGGCGGCACGGTGATCGACGCGGACTTCGGCTTCGCCTCGACGGCGTGGGCGGGCGCCGCGATGACGATCGCCGCGCTGGCCCTGGTCGGGATCTCTCTGCGTCTGCACGGCAGGTCGCGCGTGATCGCCTCCTCCACGCGACACGAGACGGCGGACGTGCCCGGCACCGTGCCCGGGGTCGGCGTCTGTCGCCCGACCACCGATTGACGCGCCGGCGCGAGCACGCTCTTCCGGCCGCGCGGCGGCCGCCTGTGTGACCGCGCGCCGGACACCCTTGACGCCCCTCCGGCGGCACACCGGCAGCCGGTCCGGCGCTCAGACCGCGCGGCCCTTCGGCCGCCGCAGCCCCGCCCGCGTCAGCAGGCCGACCACCTCACGGCTCGACACCTGCACCGCGCCCGCCGCCACCGCGTCCCCGTAGCGGTGCGAGGGGACGTCGTAGTGGTCCCGCTCGAAGGCGGTGGCCGGGCAGCCGATCGACTGCGCGAACGCGTGCAGCTCCGCGAACGAGACGTCGCTGATCAGGTGCGACCACATACGGCCGTGGCCCGGCCACGTCGGCGGATCGATGTACACCGTCATGCCAGACCGCCGACCCGGGCCACGACCACGCCCGCCTTGCCGCAGACCCAGTGCGGGTCCGCGCCCAGCTCCGGCTCGACGTCCAGGGCGTGCGGGTCACCGGCGTCGCAGACCGGGCACAGCGGCCAGCGGCCGTAGCGCTCCAGGAGCGCGTCCTGGACGTCCTGCGCAACCAGACCGGCGACGTATTCGACGCCCTCCGGCCACTGCTCGACCCACCAGCGGCGGTGGGTCACGGCCTCCTCGACCAGGGACACCACCGCGGCGTCGGCCACATCGCGGGCGGCGAGGTCGGCGAGGACCAGGGAGCGCGCCGTGTGCAGGGCCTGCTCGATCGGGTTGGCGTCGTCCATGCAGACATTGTCACCCAACCGGCCCTGCGTCCGGGGGGCCGGTGTGATGCATCCGCCCAGCTCTCCGCCGCGGAGGGGGGTTGACGACCGGCGAAAAGCGAAAATATCTTTCAGAGGTGACCAATCCAGTGAAGGAAATTTTCAGCGGCGATGCTCCGCCCGCCCCCGCCGCCCTCGCGGCGAAGGTGCGGACGCTCACGCCGTCCATGACCCGTTCCATGCAGCGGGTCGCCGAAGCCGTCGCCGAGGACCCGGCGGGCTGCGCGGCCCTCACGGTCACCGGTCTCGCGGAG is a genomic window containing:
- a CDS encoding Cmx/CmrA family chloramphenicol efflux MFS transporter, translated to MPLAVYILGLSVFALGTSEFMLSGLLPPIADDMNVSIPRAGLLISAFAIGMVVGAPLLAVATLRLPRKTTLVTLISLFGLGQIAGALAPTYEILFASRVVSALACAGFWAVGAAVAIAMVPFTSRARAMGVMIGGLSIANVLGVPAGAFLGEHLGWRSAFWAVAAASAIALAGVVTLIPRIPLPDEKPRLRRELSIYRDRQVWLSVAITALAAGGVFCAFSYLAPLLTDVSGLDAGWVPSVLALFGIGALIGTTVGGRVADAHLFGVLLSGITASTVLLAALALFAPNPAATVVLTLLLGFSAFFTAPALNARMFNVAGAAPTLAGATTTAAFNVGNTGGPWLGGTVIDADFGFASTAWAGAAMTIAALALVGISLRLHGRSRVIASSTRHETADVPGTVPGVGVCRPTTD
- a CDS encoding DUF4031 domain-containing protein codes for the protein MTVYIDPPTWPGHGRMWSHLISDVSFAELHAFAQSIGCPATAFERDHYDVPSHRYGDAVAAGAVQVSSREVVGLLTRAGLRRPKGRAV